One part of the Macadamia integrifolia cultivar HAES 741 unplaced genomic scaffold, SCU_Mint_v3 scaffold704, whole genome shotgun sequence genome encodes these proteins:
- the LOC122069762 gene encoding uncharacterized protein LOC122069762, translating to MKEYQSLKDKNEQLKAQMVKTIKAEVKETPEEASSIQGDVSTSSSTELPLLVYNRPPLFPPFIWPPIIHPLNPMQMPVVPENASIQKDLMPFNYEPGSSNERGNLPSISGPSAPFYIIPCP from the exons ATGAAAGAATATCAGTCACTGAAGGACAAAAACGAACAATTAAAAGCACAG ATGGTCAAGACAATAAAGGCTGAGGTTAAGGAAACTCCTGAAGAAGCTTCTTCTATCCAAGGCGATGTATCGACATCTTCATCTACAGAACTGCCATTGCTAGTATACAACAGACCACCATTGTTTCCACCCTTTATTTGGCCTCCCATCATTCATCCTTTAAACCCCATGCAAATGCCAGTTGTTCCTGAAAATGCAAGCATACAAAAAGATCTCATGCCATTTAACTATGAGCCGGGTTCATCAAATGAACGAGGAAACCTCCCAAGTATTAGTGGGCCAAGCGCCCCCTTCTATATAATACCTTGCCCGTAG